The sequence GATCTTGCCTGCCTGCGGCATATGCTCAATAAAGCCATCGAGTGGGGATACCAACAGGTGAATCCGATGAAAGGGGTAAAACTCCTGAAGGAGCCTCCGGGGAGGTTGCGTTTCTTGTCCGAGGAGGAAATCAAAATACTACTGCATGAGTTGCCAGCAGGCTCAAAACTCATCGTACTGGTCGCGATGTACACCGGGATGAGAAGGTCTGAAATCCTCAATCTCAATTGGAGCAATGTGGATTTGAAGAACAGGATCCTTGTCGTCGAGAAAACCAAGACCAATGAGCGGAGAATCATCCCTATCAACGATGGTTTGTATTCTCAGCTACATGAACTGTCCACAAGGAAAAAGAGCGAATTGGTATTTGCCGAATGTAGGATCAATTTACGGAGGAACTTCACAGATGCTTTGAAGAGGGCAAATATCAGAAATTTCAGATTTCACGACCTTCGCCACACCTTCGCGAGCTATCTTGTAATGAGCGGAGCCAGTATCAAAGTGGTCCAGCAGCTTCTCGGCCATAAGGATTTGAAAATGACGATGAGATATTCGCACCTTTCAAACGAACACCTCCAGGAAGCTGTTGGAAAGTTAAATTACACAAAACAGGATAAGATAGAACCGCAAACAGTAAGAGAAACCAGGAGCCGATATAAGTACAATCATATTATGTCCCTAAGGTAACAAAAATAGCCCAGCTTTTTAAGCTGGGCTATTCTACTCACAACGACAATAACCTAAGGAGGATAAAATGTTAATTTATCATTTATTTGCACTGATATTCATTGCAGTGATGGCAAGAAAATATTCTGCCAAGGAGATCTTGCGGGCAGCAATTAAGGCGGGAATCATTGCATATATAATCATGGGTCTGGTATTTGCTCATGGAATTATCAGAAAAATAGCCTTCCGTTCAGTTATTCACCTGCAACAAAATAATAACAATTCCTACAACAATAACCCCCTTATCTAAATTAAAGGAGGTACACCATAATGAGTAACATGGCTAAAATCTACATTCCCGAGGATGTCCTCTATTATCTGAAACTTGTTGGTTTCGATAAATTTGTATATTCGAACATTGACAAAGTGGTTTTCCGGACTGATCTTTCAACTGGTGGTTTAGCGTTTATTGGGAGCCGTCCCCGGCTGGTGCACATTAAATTACGTTCCCCACCCGTCAATAATACAGCATGGAAACAATTAACCGCCATATCCAATGCAACAACTTATGTACATGAAGCCGCACATCATTACAGATGGGAGAATTATCATGATCGTGGAGAGTATGCACCAAAATGTTATGAATGGCGGTTCTTACGGGCATTGCAACCTCTGATCGAACCTCAAGGAAAAATCCGAATTGTTATTCACAGAACGTGGTGGGGTGGCTTTAAGGGGTGCAGTTTATTAATCGTTTGAATGCTCGGGTCCCTGATGGAATAATAAATACATTTTAGTGCATTTGAATGGGCATTTACAAAAAGCCGTTAGGAAGTTAAGCTTTGCTAAAGAGAATAGCCCAGCATAGTAGCCGGGCTATTCTTTTCTGTTGACAAGGAGTATATCGGATGTTACTATTATGTGAGTAAAAAAATCTAGTATTAATTGCAGTGATTTATATGAGAAAAAGCATAAAACATAAGTATTCATCTCTACTTATCATTGAATGCGATTCAAATAAACTTCAGAGACAAAACATTGATATAGCAAGTAAGATTAACGACCTTTTTCAAAAATTACCATTTTGTAAGCACAAATACATTCGTACGTTTGAGAAATCAGATTTATGCTTAAAAATAAATGAAATCTCTAAAGAACATTACGATATTATTGTTTTAACAGGCCATACTTTTACTGATGGAGGGGGTAGGCCTGTCCGTTTCGATTTTGCAAGTGACTATAAACCAGAATTATCAGTCTTACCTTCTTTTTTAAATACATTTAAACCTAAATGTTTGATTATGGCTTCGTGTAAGGGGTCTCATTTTATTACCACGGATGTGATGTTTAATGGGATGCCAACACTAAAAGAAATATATGGCTCTCCGGTTTTGACAAATTCAAAACAACTTCAAATATTATTACTATTGATACCATATATTATATTCAGCGATAAATATGATGACGGCATTTTATTTTTAAGCAATATTGTTAATTTTGTACAATCTGGAGGATATATTGTTAGGCATACACGTGCGGAATTTATAAATAAAAGACCGATTAAATATATTCAACAAGAAATGTATGATTCTCTAAAAAGTATTTTAAGTAATAGTCATTAATAAAGGCACAACACATATGGCACATTATAGATATAATTCTCTAGAAGATTATTTAATATCTCAGCCCCTAACGGTTGATGGTGTTTTGGATGATGGATGGGGTGCCTCGTTTCCAGTTAAAGGGCGTGAAGTAGAGGCAACAATATTATTTTCTGACATTTCGTCATTCACTCGACGCACTCTTGATTTAACCCCTACGGAAACATTAATATTTGTCAACAATTTTTTCTCATGGATTACAGCTGAAGCTTTAAGGGATAAACCAGCGATTATTGACAAGTATGTCGGTGATGAGATGATGATTGTATTTTCAAATGAGTTTGGGTCTAAAGATCATTTTGTCGATGCTATTCAAACCGCAAGGTGGATGGGAGAATATGACATACTTGATTTCCGTCCTCACATAGGAATAGCAAGTGGCCCCGTTATTATTGGCTATGTTGGTACACCTGTTAAATATAATTGTTCTGTATTTGGTCATACCGTCGCATTAGCGAAGAGGTGTGCAGGGGTGAAAATGAGCGATACTAGTCCATATATGGTTTTCCCGACACGATCATGGCAGGGTCGTTCGTTTGAAGAAATAATTCCACTTGTGAAAATGAAGAAATCGGAAAGTGAATTTGTTGAATTACCACAAAGCTGGAAATTAGCCCCAAGTCGTAAAGTCAGCTTAAACAATATTGGTGATGTTGACGTAATGGGCATTATAAATATGTTATTAACAGAACCATCACAGTCCGCAGTGGAAAGAGCAAAAGAATCGTTAACTATTCTTAAAGCCAATGGCAGTTGCAGACAATAATGATTATCAATTAGACACTACTGCATCGTTAGGCACAAATCCGACACAACAGCATTTTATCAATAATAGTTGACTTATAACCTATTGTGATGTAAAATAGTCCAAGTGCGTTGAAATAATAGTGGCAATCTCTTAATCAGCGGGTCAAAGGTTCGAGTCCTTTATGGCGCACCAGTTTTTAGCAGCACAGTTAAAATACTGTGCTTTTTGTTTGGGGTCCGCAGGCCTTGACAAAGGGTGTTAATATTGGTATCTTTATACAAGCGATCAAATAAAAGGGGGGCGTCCTTCGGAAACAAAGCAAGAGGGACTACCTCAGTATGACGAAGCAAACAAATAAAAGGGGGGCGACCCCGCATCAGGCATAATACAAGCAAACAATTCCTGCGGGGCAGGGAAGGCATCAAATAAAAGGGGGCGACACTTCGACAAGTTGGGCAAGGGGCGTTTCTCAGTGCAAGGAAGCAATCAAATATTAGGGGGCGACAGGTTTCGACGGTAAAGAAAGGGTTTAAGTGGCATGCCGAGAAAGTCAGAGGGCTCGTTAAAATACTGGCAACGTCATAATTGACACTTACAACTACGCTCTGGCAGCTTAATTTTAGCTGCCATGCCGCTGCAGGTCCCCGCCTATCGGATCTGCAAACGGCATCGCAAAGATGGGCTGGTCCGAGACGCCCGGCCCGGGCATTTCGGATGAGATCTTAGGGCTGCTCTCTTAAGGGATCGTGTTTGTGCGAGACTTTTAGGGAAAAGACCAAAACACAAAACAAGCATGTAGAGGCTTAGGTTCTTACCTTATCGGACGTGGGTTCAATTCCCACCGCCTCCACCATTATTCCTCCGTGCCGGGCAGTAGTCCGCCGAAGCTTTAGCGAAGGCGGGCACCACACCAAAATCCAGAGCTTGGCAATAGCCCCGCCAACGGCGGGGCACCATCTTGGATCAACAGCCGTTCCGCAACAGCGGGACGGCTGTTATTTGTTTGAGCCTCTTGACAAAATGCTCCGGCAGGATTATCCTATATCAGCGGGCGGTAGTTCTCAAAGGGTTCCATCAAGGACAAACCATAACTAGGAGGTTCTGCCATGAATAAATACCTGATCATGGCCGGTCTTATTCTCTGCCTGGTCCAGCCGGGCCTGGCCCAGGTTATTGCCAACCGGGATTCCCTGGCCCTGGAGCAGCTGTTCGACAGTTTCTTCCGGGCATATGTGGCCCAGAACCCGGAGACGGCCACCCAGCTGGGGCTGTCCCGCGGAATGGGCTATGAGTATGACCGGTCAAGTCTGGACGACATCTCCCCGGCCGGAGACCAGGCAAACATAGGGCTGTTGAAACAACACCTTAACCGGCTCAACAAGATCGACAGAAAGGCCCTGACCCCGGCCCAGCGCCTGGATGCCAGGATCTTTGAGTGGTGCCTGCGGTCCACCCTGGACGGATATAAGTTCATTGATCAGGGATACCTGGTCAACCAGATGACCGGGCCGCATTTCCAGCCGGTGAACTTTTTGACCGGATATCACACCATCGAAACCAGACAGGATGCCGAAGACTACCTGGCCCGGATGGAAAAGATACCCCTCAAACTGCAGCAGGCCGGGCAACGGGTGGAGTCTCAGGATAAAAAGGGCATCCGCTCTCCGGTTTTCATCGCCGACATGGTGATAGGGACCATCAACGAACTGGTGAGCCCCGGGGCGGAAAAGAACATCCTCTACCTTGACTTTGCCGGCAAGATAAAAAACATTCCGGGCATAGGTTCCTCTGAACAGGAGAGTTTAAGGCAACGGGCCGAAAGGATCATCTCGGAAAAGATCTATCCCGCCTATCGGAAATATCTGGAGCAGGTCAAGGCCGTCCGGGCAAAATCCACCGATGCCGCCGGGGTCTGGAATCTGCCCCAGGGGGAACAGTATTACGCCCATTGCCTGAAGCAGAACACCACGCTTTCCCTGAGCCCCCTTGAGGTCCATAAAATGGGACTGGCCGAGGTCGAGGCCCTGCAGAAAAAGGGGCGGGCCCTGCTGGAATCCCTGGGAATAAAGGAAGGGGACAATTACGGGGACCTGGTGCGGCAGTACTGGGCATACTTGGACAGGTCCGAGATCAAGAACCAGATAGCCTACAACGCCTCCGGCCCCTGGAAGAACCAGGTGATCAGGGATTACCAGTCATTCATAGACAGCGCCCTGGTAAAAATGCCGGAGGCCTTTGACTACCTTCCCAGGACCAAGGTCCAGGCCCAGCCTGTGCCGGAATTCAAGGAACAGGGAGGCGTCACCTATTACGAGCCGGCCTCGCTGGATGGCAAGCGGCCGGGGGTGTTCTTCGTCAACATGATGAACATGCCCAACAAGGCTATGATGAGGTCCCTGACCTACCACGAAACGGTGCCGGGCCACCATTACCAGCTGGCGGTGCAGCAGGAACTGGGAGGCAACAGGATGTACCGCAATCTTTTCTTCCTGACCGGTTTCGGCGAAGGCTGGGCCATGTATGTCCAGGAGCTGGCTTACGAGCTGGGCTGGCTGCCGGACATCTACTCCCGGATCGCCGAGGTCAATTCCCAGCTGTTCCGGGCAGTGCGGGTGGTACTGGACACCGGGATCCATCTCAAGCAGTGGAACCGCGGGCAGGCCATGGCTTACATGGAGCAGAACCTGGGCTGGGCCTCGGGCACCGAAGTGGACCGCTACATCGTCTGGCCGGGCCAGGCCTGCTCCTACACCCTGGGCCGGATGCACATCAAGCAGCTGCGGGAGAAGGCAAAAGAGAAGATGGGGCCGCGCTTCGATCTGAAGAAATTCCACCATCTGGTGCTGGAGAACGGCAGCATGCCCCTGGACATACTGGGGAAAAAAGTGGACGATTACATCAAGGGCGGCATTTAAGAGAGGTTGCGCCCGGAAAAAATACCGTCCAAAGGACCTGCCGAAACAGTTTCCCCCGGGTTGCTGTTTCGGCTTTTCTTTTTGCTTGTAATTAGAGCTTAAATTATATACAATTAAATGCTTATCTAACTTGCTCAGGAAAAGTAGATAAAATAAACAGGTTTGGTAATAACGTAGATATTGCTCAATTATGTTCTTTTCTTTTTGCCCCGCCAAACAGAAAAGAACCAAAAGAAAAAGCTCGTCGCTTAAAACTTGTGGTGAGCGGGGTCGAACCACTCTCCGGGCCACGCTTACGCCCTGCCTACGTATAGCTTCGGCGGGCCCGCGCTGCGCTTCTCGTTGCCGGCGGGCTTGTCTGAACTCGGGTTTTGGCTAAGCCCTCAAACATGCAGACAAGCTTTTTCCGCCATCAACTGCGATGCTCACTGATCGTGATTCGATAAACTCATCACAAGTTTTTAACGCGACAACCGGGGTTGGCACCGGGTATACAACCAGTTTTCTTAGCTAATTGGACAAACATATACAATTAAATCATAAACAAAAATTACTGATACCAAACGTTATGTTAGCTCCACTTTTTACGGTAAAGAAGATCAAAAACAAAGGCCAGGGGCTTTTCGCCAGGGAATTCATCCCCCGGGGAACCATCGTGTTCTTTGAATGCCATAACTGCAAAGTTACGCCCAAGGCCAGTTTTCAAAAACTATTCCCCGCCCAAAAGGAAAAACTGCTGTTCCATGCATACACCGTCAAGAACGGCTCGGTGGTGATGCCCTGCGGCGACTCCAAATACATGAACCATTGCTGCGATTCCAACATCCTGGACACCGGGAAGGGATACGACATCGTGGTCCGGGACATCAAGAAAGGCGAAGAGGCCACCTACGACTACCGGGTCTTTTATGACCAGGACTGGGGATTCCAGTGCGCCTGCGGCTCCAAGAACTGCTGCGGCACTTTCCGCTGCCGGCACCCGCTGCCCCGGGGAGTGCGGGCCTTATGGGACAAGAAGATCAAGCCGGCCATAAAGCTGATCAACAAAGTACCTCAGCCGTTAAAGAACGAACTGATCTTGCATAATTCAAAACATAAAAGGCTGTTTAGCAACATGTCATGATCATAAACCTTAAGATCGTCCCCAATGCCAAGGCCGAGAAGCTGGTAAAAGAAGCCGGCCGGTACAAGGTCTATGTCACTGCCCCGGCGGTGGACGGCAAGGCCAATCAAAAACTGGTGGAGTTCCTGGCCGGGCATTTCAAGGTCAGAAAAACAGCCGTCACCATCCTCCGGGGCCAGACCTCGCGTCTGAAATTGGTGGAGATAAAAACCGAATGAAGACCATCAAATATTCCCGTCTTATCCTGATCTGCCTGACCCTGCTGGACGCAGGCTTCATCCTGCTCAGCGGGTTCATCATGCAAAGCCCGGTCCTGCTGATCAAACTTCTGGGTATCGTTGTCCTGTTTGCCGCCACCATGGGCGCGGCCCTGATCAGCCGGGAGTGGGTACGGCCGTCACAGGTCCGGGTCGAGGATGACCAGGTCATAGTTCAATGGAACAACTGGGAACTGCGGGGCCGGCTGGCGGAAAGGTCGTTCTCAGAACAAAAGCCCAAAATGCTCAGGCTCAAAGTCCTGGAATACAAGATCACCCTGTACCCGGTGGGGCCGATGTTCATCCTGGCCGGGCTTCTGGCGGAGCCCATCAGACAGCGGCTGCCCCGGCTGCTGGATAAGACGTTTTTTTATAACCGCGATAAACTGGTCTCTCAATTATCTCCAATCCCGGGAACCGCCGGGGTAATGCTGGAAATTCCGGTGATTTTACTGGGAAAAAGAAAGGTGAAAAAATGGCTTGGCTGAAGAACATCTTCCAACGGGCCAAACCCCTGGCCTCAGGGCTGTATCATTACCGGGGACAAGAGGGCGACCGGTTCTTCCGGCTGCACCTGCGGATAGAGCCCGACGCCCGGGGGGTGCTGGTGATCAACGCCTCCAAGATCCTGCACCTGAACCAGACCGCGGCCGAGCTGGCCAAGCACATCATAGAAGGCGACGACGCCAAAACAGCGGCGGAGCAGATGGTAAAGCGCTACCGGGGCGTGAAATCTTCGGTTCTGGAGAACGATTTCAACCAGCTCAAGCAGAAGATCTTCGCCCTGGCCTCCACCGACGACGTCTGCCCGGTGACCTATCTGGACATCAACCGGATCGAGCCCTTCGAGACCCCGGTCAGCGCGCCCTACCGGATGGACCTGGCCCTGACCTACAAATGCAACGACGCCTGCGGCCACTGCTACCTGCCCAAGGACCGGATGCCCCAGGAACTCACCGCCCAGCAGTGGAAGCAGATCCTGTCGAAATTGTGGGATACCGGGATCCCCCACGTCTGCTTTACCGGGGGCGAGGCCACCCTAAGGCCGGACCTGGTGGACCTGATCGCCTATGCCGAGGAGACCGGCCTGGTGACCGGCCTTTTGACCAACGGCCGGAAACTGAAGGACAAAAAGCTGGTCAAGCAGATGACCGAAGCCGGCCTGGACCATTTCCAGATCACTTTGGAATCGCACCTGGCCTCGGTCCACGACAAGATGGTGGGCAGCAAGGGGGCCTTTGAGGACACGGTCAAGGGAATAAAGAACGCCGTGGCCTCGCCGGTCTACACCATCACCAACACCACCCTGACCAGGCTCAACGCCAAGGGCATGGAAAAGACCATGGAGTTCCTTAAAAAGCTGGGGATCACCACCATGGCCTGCAACGGGCTGATCTATTCCGGGCAGGGAGCCTCTTGCGGTCTGGGCTTCACCGAAGCGGAGCTGGTGCCGCTGATGGAGAGGATCCGGGAAAAGGCCCGGCAGCTGGACCTCAAACTGATCTGGTACACGCCCACCCAGTACTGCCAGCTGGACCCGGTGAACCTGGAGCTGGGTGTCAAGACCTGCACCGCCGCCCGCTACAACATGTGCGTGGAGCCGGACGGCTCGGTCATCCCCTGCCAGAGCTATTTCGCCCCGCTGGGGAACATCCTGACCGACAGGTGGGAGAAGATCTGGAACGCCAAGCCGGCGGTGGATCTCCGCAACAAAACCTATTTGATGGACAAATGCAAGGGGTGCCAGAAACTGCCGCTGTGCGGGGGCGGGTGTCCGATATACAATACCCAGAATGAAGTGATATGCGTGGACAGCAAGTCTAACGCATAACTGGGGCGAAGAAAAAAAGGAGCGGTTGTTGACCGCTCCTTTTTACGTTTGTCTGTTATCAGAAATTCCAATTCACTCCAGCGTAAGGCCCATGCAGGGAAGGCCCTCGATAGATCATGGCCGCATGATACCCGAATTTCAGCTCGATCCTTTTCACAAAGTACGAGTAATAGGCGCCGCAGTCGTGGTAGGAGGTTCCGGTCTCGGGGAAATAATTATAATCGTAGCCCAGGGTAATGGCCCCGCGATTGTCGGTGAATATCTTCCATTCGGTCCCGATCAGGGCTGCCGATTGGCCGTAGGCGCCCTTGAGCCAGCGCCAGCCCAGGTGGTTCCGCCAGATCACGTATTCTCCCAGGGCCTTGCGCAGGCCGAGCTTGATACTGGTATTGTGAAATTGGTACAGTCCCCCTCCGGACAACCGCTCCCGGTATTGATCATACGAAGCCCCGAGAACGAAGCTTCCGGCGTACAAGTCAAACCCCGTCACCGCGGTCGGGATGTCACGGTAGGTGTGCTGGTATCCCGTATTGACGGTGAAATAAGCGGCCGGCTGGCAATCCATCATTGCGGTAAAAGAGGAAACGGAATAATACGGATAGGGGCCGTAATTGGGCCCGGGCAGGCTGCAGTATCCGGCCACGCATGCCTTGAGGATGATCTTGGGAATGAAGAAGACAAGCTCGCCCCAAAAACTTTCCCCTTCATTGCATTCATCGGTGTCCGGGGACCGCTCTTGGCCGGATGTACTATCCCTCTTGCTCAGACCTTTCTCAAAACCGCCCAGCTTGCTGCTGCTGGAGTCGGGGCTCTGGGCAAAGGCCGCCGAGGTGCAGATAAGGAAAAGCCAGGTCAGTATCAGTATATGTCTGTTTGTGTTTTTCATATCTTTCTTGGGCAGACAAAGTGAAAGGCGGGCAAACACCGCCTTTCATTGTCATTGTTCGCTATGTTATTCCAGCCTATGCCAAAGCCTCCAGCGCAGTAGACCTCTGCCCCAGTTCCTTCAGCACTGCCAGCCCCGAGGCCTGCTCCATCCGGCGCTTGACATCCCGGAAATCGGTCTGATCCAGGTAGATCATCCGGTAGGCCGCCACCGCGGCGGCGTAATTCCCCAGGTACTCGTAGCACTGCCCCAGCAGATAGCAGACATCCATCTGGAAGCGGCTGAAGGGGTGCTCGGCCAGGGGCACGGCCCTCAGCACTTCCAGGGCCGAGACCGCCTCGCCCCGGCCCAGGAAGGCCCGGGCCAATAGCAGCAGGCGGCGGCCGGCGGTCTCCTTGTCCTGGGGTTTAAAGGCCAGCAGGTTGATGGCGGTATCATGCTTGCCCACCCCCACCAGTTTTCCGGCCAGGTCCAGTTTCCGGAACTCATCGTCCGGGGCATCCTGCAGGGCCTGGTAGGATTTGTCCACCTCCACCTGCATCCGGCGCAGGTTGAAGCGGCGCAGGGCCCGGAAGACCTCGTCGGCATCGGGGTTCAGCTTCCGCACCTGGTCCATGATCTCCTCGGCCTTTTCCTCCTGCCGCAGGGCCAGATAA comes from candidate division TA06 bacterium and encodes:
- a CDS encoding site-specific integrase — protein: MAELALKNIEVKIVKKEHLGVQDDKKILFEDFTTKYLDYAKVNKSPKSYYLNIGNMKAMLPFFKGKYLSEITPQDIERYKAERSSTVKPATLNRDLACLRHMLNKAIEWGYQQVNPMKGVKLLKEPPGRLRFLSEEEIKILLHELPAGSKLIVLVAMYTGMRRSEILNLNWSNVDLKNRILVVEKTKTNERRIIPINDGLYSQLHELSTRKKSELVFAECRINLRRNFTDALKRANIRNFRFHDLRHTFASYLVMSGASIKVVQQLLGHKDLKMTMRYSHLSNEHLQEAVGKLNYTKQDKIEPQTVRETRSRYKYNHIMSLR
- a CDS encoding adenylate/guanylate cyclase domain-containing protein, which produces MAHYRYNSLEDYLISQPLTVDGVLDDGWGASFPVKGREVEATILFSDISSFTRRTLDLTPTETLIFVNNFFSWITAEALRDKPAIIDKYVGDEMMIVFSNEFGSKDHFVDAIQTARWMGEYDILDFRPHIGIASGPVIIGYVGTPVKYNCSVFGHTVALAKRCAGVKMSDTSPYMVFPTRSWQGRSFEEIIPLVKMKKSESEFVELPQSWKLAPSRKVSLNNIGDVDVMGIINMLLTEPSQSAVERAKESLTILKANGSCRQ
- a CDS encoding DUF885 domain-containing protein, coding for MNKYLIMAGLILCLVQPGLAQVIANRDSLALEQLFDSFFRAYVAQNPETATQLGLSRGMGYEYDRSSLDDISPAGDQANIGLLKQHLNRLNKIDRKALTPAQRLDARIFEWCLRSTLDGYKFIDQGYLVNQMTGPHFQPVNFLTGYHTIETRQDAEDYLARMEKIPLKLQQAGQRVESQDKKGIRSPVFIADMVIGTINELVSPGAEKNILYLDFAGKIKNIPGIGSSEQESLRQRAERIISEKIYPAYRKYLEQVKAVRAKSTDAAGVWNLPQGEQYYAHCLKQNTTLSLSPLEVHKMGLAEVEALQKKGRALLESLGIKEGDNYGDLVRQYWAYLDRSEIKNQIAYNASGPWKNQVIRDYQSFIDSALVKMPEAFDYLPRTKVQAQPVPEFKEQGGVTYYEPASLDGKRPGVFFVNMMNMPNKAMMRSLTYHETVPGHHYQLAVQQELGGNRMYRNLFFLTGFGEGWAMYVQELAYELGWLPDIYSRIAEVNSQLFRAVRVVLDTGIHLKQWNRGQAMAYMEQNLGWASGTEVDRYIVWPGQACSYTLGRMHIKQLREKAKEKMGPRFDLKKFHHLVLENGSMPLDILGKKVDDYIKGGI
- a CDS encoding SET domain-containing protein, translating into MLAPLFTVKKIKNKGQGLFAREFIPRGTIVFFECHNCKVTPKASFQKLFPAQKEKLLFHAYTVKNGSVVMPCGDSKYMNHCCDSNILDTGKGYDIVVRDIKKGEEATYDYRVFYDQDWGFQCACGSKNCCGTFRCRHPLPRGVRALWDKKIKPAIKLINKVPQPLKNELILHNSKHKRLFSNMS
- a CDS encoding DUF167 domain-containing protein, with product MIINLKIVPNAKAEKLVKEAGRYKVYVTAPAVDGKANQKLVEFLAGHFKVRKTAVTILRGQTSRLKLVEIKTE
- a CDS encoding radical SAM protein, coding for MAWLKNIFQRAKPLASGLYHYRGQEGDRFFRLHLRIEPDARGVLVINASKILHLNQTAAELAKHIIEGDDAKTAAEQMVKRYRGVKSSVLENDFNQLKQKIFALASTDDVCPVTYLDINRIEPFETPVSAPYRMDLALTYKCNDACGHCYLPKDRMPQELTAQQWKQILSKLWDTGIPHVCFTGGEATLRPDLVDLIAYAEETGLVTGLLTNGRKLKDKKLVKQMTEAGLDHFQITLESHLASVHDKMVGSKGAFEDTVKGIKNAVASPVYTITNTTLTRLNAKGMEKTMEFLKKLGITTMACNGLIYSGQGASCGLGFTEAELVPLMERIREKARQLDLKLIWYTPTQYCQLDPVNLELGVKTCTAARYNMCVEPDGSVIPCQSYFAPLGNILTDRWEKIWNAKPAVDLRNKTYLMDKCKGCQKLPLCGGGCPIYNTQNEVICVDSKSNA